Proteins from a genomic interval of Choristoneura fumiferana chromosome 12, NRCan_CFum_1, whole genome shotgun sequence:
- the LOC141433367 gene encoding piercer of microtubule wall 1 protein isoform X1, which translates to MSDQAKSGPQKEMQAGFCSATCVDRESLRNEIKKPEPKTSDYFVTCNLPKRFEHPHWFNGYGSQTDKQHPFYRTSASVYGWYPPGIHSVPSVFFPAGQTFTNRLSAAGMYRNYSLNTGMDPAGYS; encoded by the exons ATGAGTGACCAAGCAAAGTCAGGTCCGCAGAAGGAGATGCAGGCGGGATTTTGTTCAGCAACTTGCGTGGATCGCGAAAGCCTTCGAAACGAAATTAAGAAACCAGAGCCTAAAACTTCGGACTACTTCGTAACATGCAATTTGCCTAAAAGATTTGAACATCCAC ATTGGTTTAACGGCTATGGCAGTCAGACGGACAAGCAACACCCGTTCTACCGCACTTCTGCAAGTGTATACGGATGGTACCCACCAG GTATTCACTCGGTGCCATCCGTATTCTTCCCAGCTGGCCAGACGTTTACGAACCGCCTCTCTGCTGCCGGCATGTACCGTAACTACAGTCTTAACACCGGTATGGACCCAGCGGGCTACTCTTAa
- the LOC141433367 gene encoding piercer of microtubule wall 1 protein isoform X2 — protein MSDQAKSGPQKEMQAGFCSATCVDRESLRNEIKKPEPKTSDYFVTCNLPKRFEHPHWFNGYGSQTDKQHPFYRTSASVYGWYPPVYFSVPLVFYPKSQQFTSALAQAGMYRNYSLNTAMDPPPLK, from the exons ATGAGTGACCAAGCAAAGTCAGGTCCGCAGAAGGAGATGCAGGCGGGATTTTGTTCAGCAACTTGCGTGGATCGCGAAAGCCTTCGAAACGAAATTAAGAAACCAGAGCCTAAAACTTCGGACTACTTCGTAACATGCAATTTGCCTAAAAGATTTGAACATCCAC ATTGGTTTAACGGCTATGGCAGTCAGACGGACAAGCAACACCCGTTCTACCGCACTTCTGCAAGTGTATACGGATGGTACCCACCAG TATATTTCTCCGTACCGCTGGTGTTCTACCCGAAGAGTCAGCAATTCACCAGCGCTTTGGCGCAAGCTGGGATGTACCGCAACTACTCTCTCAATACTGCCATGGACCCGCCACCCCTTAAGTGA